A single window of Nocardioides kongjuensis DNA harbors:
- the corA gene encoding magnesium/cobalt transporter CorA: MIVDSAVYRHGVRLPVDCHLHDYAALRAAASAEHDFVWVGLYEPSHIELGEIAKAFDLHPLAVEDAVVAHQRPKLERYENNLFLVLKTLWYVDEDDAVETGEINVFIGDDFVITVRHGRGSALSDARHDLEKKQTVLDHGPSAVIYAVCDAVVDGYTAVVAELQTDVDEVEASVFSDKRTQDGDRIYVLKRELSEVRRAVLPLREPMRRFATGTVDLVEAEAAPFFRDVSDHLAQAAEEIDTLDSLLSSAFDAHVSRIAMQQNDDMRKISAGAALVVVPTLIAGVYGMNFRHMPELDWTFGYPFALLLMASTMAGLWIFFKKAGWF, from the coding sequence GTGATCGTCGACAGCGCTGTGTACCGGCACGGGGTCCGCCTCCCGGTGGACTGCCACCTCCACGACTACGCCGCGCTGCGGGCCGCGGCGAGCGCCGAGCACGACTTCGTCTGGGTCGGGCTCTACGAGCCGAGCCACATCGAGCTCGGGGAGATCGCCAAGGCCTTCGACCTGCACCCGCTGGCCGTCGAGGACGCGGTCGTCGCGCACCAGCGACCGAAGCTCGAGCGCTACGAGAACAACCTCTTCCTCGTCCTCAAGACGCTCTGGTACGTCGACGAGGACGACGCCGTCGAGACCGGCGAGATCAACGTGTTCATCGGCGACGACTTCGTGATCACCGTCCGGCACGGCCGCGGGTCGGCGCTCAGTGACGCCCGGCACGACCTCGAGAAGAAGCAGACCGTGCTCGACCACGGTCCGTCGGCGGTGATCTACGCCGTGTGCGACGCGGTCGTCGACGGCTACACCGCGGTCGTCGCCGAGTTGCAGACCGACGTCGACGAGGTCGAGGCCTCGGTCTTCTCCGACAAGCGCACCCAGGACGGCGACCGGATCTACGTGCTCAAGCGCGAGCTGTCCGAGGTACGCCGGGCGGTGCTCCCCCTGCGCGAGCCGATGCGCCGCTTCGCCACCGGCACCGTCGACCTGGTCGAGGCCGAGGCAGCGCCGTTCTTCCGCGACGTCAGCGACCACCTCGCGCAGGCCGCCGAGGAGATCGACACCCTCGACTCGCTGCTGTCGTCGGCCTTCGACGCCCACGTGTCCCGCATCGCCATGCAGCAGAACGACGACATGCGCAAGATCTCCGCAGGCGCCGCACTGGTCGTCGTACCGACCCTGATCGCCGGCGTCTACGGCATGAACTTCAGGCACATGCCCGAGCTGGACTGGACCTTCGGCTACCCGTTCGCCCTGCTGCTGATGGCCTCGACCATGGCCGGGCTGTGGATCTTCTTCAAGAAGGCTGGCTGGTTCTGA
- a CDS encoding undecaprenyl-diphosphate phosphatase, giving the protein MADYLQAVFLGVLQGLTEFLPISSSAHLRIFPDLFGWGDPGAAFTAVIQIGTELAVLVYFRKDIWRIARAWLLSLFKPEYRGALDARMGWYIIVGSLPIVILGVLLKDVIERDFRNLWIIGCTLIVLGLVLGLADRIGRNEKVIKQMSLRDAALMGGAQALALVPGVSRSGATLSMGRFLGYEREAATRFAFLLAIPAVVGAGVFELKEIGNVGVAHAGEADYGWGPTAVATVISFVVGYAAIAWLLRWVSTKSYTPFVIYRVLLGAAVLVLLGTGALTA; this is encoded by the coding sequence GTGGCGGACTACCTGCAGGCAGTGTTCCTCGGCGTGCTCCAGGGACTCACCGAGTTCCTCCCGATCTCCAGCAGCGCCCACCTGCGGATCTTCCCCGACCTGTTCGGCTGGGGCGACCCCGGCGCGGCGTTCACCGCCGTCATCCAGATCGGCACCGAGCTGGCCGTGCTCGTCTACTTCCGCAAGGACATCTGGCGCATCGCCCGGGCCTGGCTGCTGTCGTTGTTCAAGCCGGAGTACCGCGGCGCCCTCGACGCCCGGATGGGCTGGTACATCATCGTCGGCTCCCTGCCGATCGTGATCTTGGGCGTCCTCCTCAAGGACGTCATCGAGCGCGACTTCCGCAACCTGTGGATCATCGGCTGCACCCTGATCGTCCTCGGCCTCGTGCTCGGCCTGGCCGACCGGATCGGCCGCAACGAGAAGGTCATCAAGCAGATGTCGCTGCGCGACGCCGCCCTGATGGGCGGCGCGCAGGCACTTGCCCTCGTCCCCGGCGTCTCCCGCTCCGGCGCCACCCTCTCGATGGGCCGGTTCCTCGGCTACGAGCGCGAGGCCGCCACCCGCTTCGCCTTCCTGCTCGCCATCCCCGCCGTCGTCGGCGCCGGTGTCTTCGAGCTCAAGGAGATCGGCAACGTCGGGGTCGCCCACGCCGGCGAGGCCGACTACGGCTGGGGGCCGACCGCGGTGGCCACGGTGATCTCCTTCGTGGTCGGGTACGCCGCCATCGCGTGGCTCCTGCGCTGGGTCAGCACCAAGTCCTACACGCCGTTCGTGATCTACCGCGTCCTGCTCGGAGCGGCGGTGCTGGTGCTGCTCGGAACGGGCGCGCTGACCGCCTGA
- a CDS encoding aldo/keto reductase, whose protein sequence is MQQRYVGASGLQVSRLALGTMTWGKDTDEHEARDQLAAFVEAGGTTIDTAAGYTDGRSEALLGSLLGDVVRRDEVVLATKAGIWRRGKERVTDTSRGAMLRGLDTSLKRLGTDHVDLWQVHIWSDEVPLEETLGALDLAVSSGRATYVGISNFNGWQTARAVTLQEAVAGRARIASTQMEYSLVNRRVEREVLPAVEALGLGLFPWSPLGRGVLTGKYRTGTPSDSRAASPVFAGFVDAYLDDHSRGIVEAVARAADGLGWTPLEVALVWVRDSPGVTAPIVGARTAAQLAGALGSEAKTLPPEIRAALDDVSGGAA, encoded by the coding sequence ATGCAGCAGCGGTACGTCGGCGCCAGCGGCCTCCAGGTGTCGCGCCTCGCCCTCGGCACGATGACGTGGGGCAAGGACACCGACGAGCACGAGGCGCGCGACCAGCTGGCCGCGTTCGTCGAGGCGGGCGGTACGACGATCGACACCGCCGCCGGCTACACCGACGGTCGCTCGGAGGCCCTGCTGGGGTCGCTGCTGGGCGACGTCGTGCGCCGCGACGAGGTGGTGCTGGCCACGAAGGCCGGCATCTGGCGTCGGGGCAAGGAGCGGGTCACCGACACCTCGCGCGGCGCGATGCTGCGCGGCCTCGACACGTCCCTCAAGCGGCTCGGCACCGACCACGTCGACCTGTGGCAGGTCCACATCTGGAGCGACGAGGTGCCGCTCGAGGAGACGCTGGGCGCACTGGACCTCGCGGTGTCGAGCGGGCGGGCGACGTACGTCGGCATCTCGAACTTCAACGGCTGGCAGACCGCCCGGGCGGTGACCCTGCAGGAGGCCGTGGCGGGGCGGGCGCGGATCGCGTCGACGCAGATGGAGTACTCCCTGGTCAACCGGCGCGTGGAGCGCGAGGTGCTGCCCGCCGTCGAGGCGCTCGGCCTGGGCCTGTTCCCGTGGTCGCCGCTGGGTCGCGGCGTGCTGACCGGCAAGTACCGCACCGGGACGCCGTCCGACTCGCGCGCCGCGTCGCCCGTCTTCGCGGGCTTCGTCGATGCCTACCTCGACGACCACAGCCGCGGCATCGTCGAGGCAGTGGCCCGCGCGGCCGACGGCCTCGGCTGGACCCCGCTCGAGGTCGCCCTGGTGTGGGTGCGCGACTCCCCCGGCGTCACCGCGCCGATCGTCGGCGCCCGGACCGCCGCCCAGCTCGCCGGAGCCCTCGGCTCGGAGGCGAAGACGCTGCCGCCCGAGATCCGGGCCGCCCTCGACGACGTCTCCGGAGGTGCTGCATGA
- a CDS encoding DUF5703 family protein: MNVSLIRPGVMRGLGRGVEWEFERITFDREFSRNMVAKLLVERAEHGGWELDRVQIGPDGRRRVVLRRKIIRAVRTA; this comes from the coding sequence ATGAACGTCTCCCTGATCCGTCCCGGCGTGATGCGCGGCCTGGGCCGCGGCGTGGAGTGGGAGTTCGAGCGGATCACCTTCGACCGGGAGTTCTCCCGCAACATGGTCGCGAAGCTGCTCGTCGAGCGTGCCGAGCACGGCGGCTGGGAGCTCGACCGCGTGCAGATCGGCCCGGACGGCCGGCGCCGCGTGGTGCTGCGGCGCAAGATCATCCGGGCCGTCCGCACGGCCTGA
- a CDS encoding methyl-accepting chemotaxis protein — protein sequence MSAVLAPETPGTTGTAATTEVDALRDELERCRAALVEVTAVCRSAAAGDLEPRVPALGDDPDLRAARAAVNDLLDRTDAYVRESSASLEFAAEGRFYRRFLVRGMLGSFRAGAVTINTAIGAMVEADERLADQERQRLELADGFEEAVLGLSDQVAAAAAEMEASSRTLAANAEGTAVRAAQVSENSHTAADAVTVAAAAVEQLVSTVRAIEEQASQSNVAGVRAVEETEQVMTTVQSLSTASQEIGDVVGVISQVASQTRLLALNATIEAARAGEYGKGFAVVASEVKTLASETADATSLIEQQVHAIQAAADAAVTAIETIGAAVRGMGDNVATIAGAVGEQRHAAAELSRTTSEAAGAVSGVNEDVTAIEEATIATSTGASEMTGASLELSRLSADLRTHVAGFLQQIR from the coding sequence ATGAGCGCCGTCCTCGCCCCCGAGACCCCCGGGACCACCGGGACCGCCGCTACGACGGAGGTCGACGCGCTCCGCGACGAGCTCGAGCGCTGCCGCGCCGCCCTGGTGGAGGTGACCGCGGTCTGCCGTTCGGCCGCCGCCGGCGACCTCGAGCCACGGGTGCCCGCCCTCGGCGACGACCCCGACCTGAGGGCAGCCCGGGCCGCGGTCAACGACCTGCTCGACCGCACCGACGCCTACGTCCGAGAGTCGTCGGCATCGTTGGAGTTCGCCGCGGAGGGCAGGTTCTACCGCCGGTTCCTGGTCCGCGGCATGCTCGGCTCGTTCCGGGCCGGCGCCGTCACCATCAACACCGCGATCGGGGCGATGGTCGAGGCCGACGAGCGGCTCGCCGACCAGGAGCGCCAGCGCCTCGAGCTCGCCGACGGCTTCGAGGAGGCCGTGCTCGGGCTCTCCGACCAGGTCGCTGCGGCCGCGGCGGAGATGGAGGCGTCCTCGCGCACGCTGGCTGCCAACGCCGAGGGTACGGCGGTCCGCGCGGCCCAGGTCTCGGAGAACTCCCACACCGCCGCCGACGCCGTCACGGTCGCGGCGGCCGCCGTCGAGCAGCTCGTGAGCACCGTGCGCGCGATCGAGGAGCAGGCCAGCCAGTCCAACGTCGCCGGCGTGCGGGCCGTCGAGGAGACCGAGCAGGTCATGACGACCGTGCAGAGCCTGTCGACGGCGTCGCAGGAGATCGGTGACGTGGTCGGCGTGATCAGCCAGGTCGCCAGCCAGACCCGGCTGCTCGCCCTCAACGCGACCATCGAGGCGGCCCGTGCCGGCGAGTACGGGAAGGGCTTCGCGGTGGTCGCCTCCGAGGTGAAGACGCTCGCGTCCGAGACCGCCGACGCGACCAGCCTGATCGAGCAGCAGGTGCACGCGATCCAGGCAGCGGCCGACGCCGCGGTGACCGCGATCGAGACGATCGGGGCCGCCGTGCGCGGGATGGGGGACAACGTCGCCACGATCGCCGGTGCGGTCGGTGAGCAGCGGCACGCGGCCGCCGAGCTCAGCCGGACCACCTCCGAGGCCGCCGGTGCCGTCTCCGGGGTCAACGAGGACGTGACCGCGATCGAGGAGGCGACCATCGCCACCAGCACGGGGGCGAGCGAGATGACCGGGGCCTCGCTCGAGCTGTCGCGACTCTCGGCGGACCTGCGCACCCACGTGGCGGGCTTCCTGCAGCAGATCCGCTGA